In Actinomadura citrea, a single window of DNA contains:
- a CDS encoding fumarylacetoacetate hydrolase family protein, with amino-acid sequence MRLATYLHQGARRCGAVEGDDRILPFPDGTALLDVVASGSVPETGPAIPLADVRLLPPLEPPSVRDFVAFEEHVEGVRKAVDGLSGVPDAWYDAPTFYFSNPHAMVGAHDDVPLPPGCHDLDFELEVAAVIGRAGADLSPGQARAHIFGYTIFNDWSARDLQSREMRVGLGPCKGKDFATTLGPWLVTADELEPYRDADGFLRLVLTAEVNGKVVGRDLLSNMGWPFEDLVAYASRGARLRPGDVLGSGTCGNGGCLAELWGLAAEQTPPPLTPGDTVTLTVEGIGTVSNTIVPGVAPVPIPRARKRTRERP; translated from the coding sequence ATGCGTCTCGCCACGTACCTGCACCAGGGCGCCCGCCGCTGCGGCGCCGTCGAGGGCGACGACCGGATCCTGCCGTTCCCGGACGGTACCGCCCTTCTCGACGTCGTCGCCTCCGGTTCAGTGCCGGAGACCGGCCCGGCGATCCCGCTCGCGGACGTGCGGCTCCTGCCGCCGCTCGAACCGCCGTCCGTGCGGGACTTCGTCGCGTTCGAGGAGCACGTCGAAGGCGTCCGGAAGGCCGTGGACGGTCTGTCCGGCGTCCCGGACGCCTGGTACGACGCGCCGACCTTCTACTTCTCCAACCCGCATGCCATGGTCGGCGCGCACGACGACGTGCCGCTGCCGCCCGGGTGCCACGACCTCGACTTCGAGCTGGAGGTCGCCGCGGTCATCGGGCGCGCGGGCGCCGACCTGTCCCCCGGGCAGGCCCGCGCCCACATCTTCGGCTACACGATCTTCAACGACTGGTCGGCGCGCGACCTGCAGTCACGGGAGATGCGGGTCGGCCTCGGCCCGTGCAAGGGCAAGGACTTCGCCACAACGCTCGGGCCCTGGCTCGTCACCGCCGACGAGTTGGAGCCCTACCGCGACGCGGACGGTTTCCTGCGGCTCGTGCTGACCGCCGAGGTCAACGGCAAGGTCGTCGGGCGGGACCTGCTGTCGAACATGGGCTGGCCGTTCGAGGACCTCGTCGCCTACGCCTCACGCGGCGCCCGGCTGCGGCCCGGCGACGTCCTCGGCTCGGGGACCTGCGGCAACGGCGGCTGCCTCGCCGAACTATGGGGCCTTGCGGCTGAGCAGACCCCGCCGCCGCTCACACCCGGCGACACCGTCACGCTGACCGTCGAGGGGATCGGCACCGTCTCCAACACGATCGTCCCGGGAGTCGCTCCGGTGCCGATCCCGCGCGCCCGCAAACGCACGCGGGAACGTCCGTGA
- a CDS encoding NAD-dependent epimerase/dehydratase family protein, with protein MILVTGGMGFIGSHTVRALLDLGESCVLVQRRTGELPADLAGGRSVAEQADITDLSALLDVGERHDITGIVHLAGSMPWPPDSEQPVEAARKALDGLFNVLQAAQDWGVDRVGVASTIGVYGGLAAEGPLGAGEGPLSEDMPLSMTSAHLIPTFKKIGELLNAHLADAAAIDVVNYRISGTWGPRDPHGALFFAAPELVHAAVRGTEPDLSTLAGPAHAEDSIDLCYVKDTARAIALLQLADRLDHRTYNVASGRATTNAEIIAAIKHVVPDARVELPTGGDARQNYLDITRLQDDTGYKPEYDTERAVTDYIAWLRAGNEH; from the coding sequence ATGATCCTGGTCACCGGAGGTATGGGATTCATCGGCTCCCACACCGTGCGGGCACTGCTCGACCTCGGCGAGAGCTGCGTGCTGGTCCAGCGCCGGACGGGCGAGCTTCCGGCGGATCTCGCAGGCGGGCGGTCGGTGGCGGAACAGGCCGACATCACCGACCTGAGCGCATTGCTCGACGTCGGCGAGCGTCACGACATCACCGGCATCGTGCACCTCGCGGGCTCGATGCCCTGGCCGCCTGATTCCGAGCAGCCCGTCGAGGCGGCGCGAAAGGCCCTGGACGGCCTGTTCAACGTCCTGCAGGCGGCCCAGGACTGGGGTGTGGACCGGGTGGGCGTCGCGAGCACGATCGGTGTCTACGGCGGTCTCGCCGCCGAGGGGCCGCTCGGGGCCGGCGAGGGCCCGCTCAGTGAGGACATGCCGCTGTCGATGACCTCAGCCCACCTGATCCCGACCTTCAAGAAAATCGGTGAGCTGCTCAACGCTCACCTGGCCGACGCCGCCGCCATCGATGTCGTCAACTACCGCATCTCCGGCACCTGGGGTCCGCGAGACCCCCATGGCGCGTTGTTCTTCGCGGCTCCCGAGCTCGTCCATGCCGCCGTCCGCGGAACCGAGCCGGACCTGTCCACGCTCGCCGGGCCCGCGCACGCGGAAGATTCGATCGACCTGTGCTACGTGAAGGACACCGCCCGGGCGATCGCGCTCCTCCAGCTCGCGGACCGGCTCGACCACCGCACCTACAACGTCGCGTCCGGACGCGCGACCACCAACGCCGAGATCATCGCCGCGATCAAGCACGTGGTACCGGACGCCCGGGTCGAGCTGCCCACCGGAGGGGACGCCCGCCAGAACTACCTCGACATCACCCGGCTCCAAGACGACACCGGCTACAAGCCCGAATATGACACCGAACGCGCGGTCACCGACTACATCGCCTGGCTGCGCGCGGGCAACGAACACTGA
- a CDS encoding PLP-dependent aminotransferase family protein, with the protein MHITDNQLAAALGAWRRPDAGLARALADAVGDATLDGRLRVGSRLPAERRAAAALGVSRGTVIAALGILRDEGRVDTRRGSASTLRLPPEATARIAPSSALGEDGAIDLRRAVPAAPHALYQRAVLRAAERSGPVLAESGETGPGLPELRSLIADRYTRERLATRPEQILITSGTRSALALLSTHLRPRAVAVEIPTYFDPLAGFRAIGTRLVGCRVTADGWDLDQLEDALRTATGGMAYLVPDFQNPTGALMPKAVRRTVARLAERHRVTVVVDETMRDLDLRDTPAPVQRIPGSILIGSAAKTIWAGLRVGWIRGPAALVGVLARHPLCEPLSAAPTQQLVAIELLRDLEPLLRDRRAVLRRQRDHLSGLLAGDDRWRFTVPPGGLALWLRLTTMRADLVTTRARAHGLELSPGPSFAADATHSHHLRLPYTPPISTLDRIATVLDLACPTIGRTSARPARR; encoded by the coding sequence GTGCACATCACGGACAACCAGTTGGCCGCCGCGCTGGGCGCATGGCGCAGACCGGATGCCGGCCTGGCGCGAGCGCTGGCCGACGCGGTCGGCGACGCGACTCTGGACGGACGGTTGCGGGTCGGCTCCCGGCTGCCCGCCGAACGGCGTGCCGCCGCGGCACTCGGCGTCAGCCGCGGCACGGTGATCGCGGCGCTGGGCATCCTGCGTGACGAGGGACGGGTCGACACCCGCCGCGGCAGCGCGAGCACGTTGCGGCTTCCGCCGGAGGCCACGGCGCGCATCGCGCCGTCCTCGGCCCTTGGCGAGGACGGCGCCATCGACCTCCGCAGGGCGGTTCCGGCGGCACCGCACGCGCTCTATCAGCGGGCCGTGCTGAGAGCGGCCGAGCGTTCCGGACCGGTCCTGGCCGAAAGCGGGGAGACCGGTCCGGGGCTACCTGAGCTGCGATCACTGATCGCGGACCGCTACACGCGGGAGCGGCTCGCCACGCGTCCCGAACAGATACTGATCACCTCGGGTACGCGCTCGGCTCTGGCGCTGCTGTCGACGCATCTGCGTCCCCGGGCCGTGGCCGTGGAGATCCCCACCTATTTCGATCCGCTGGCCGGCTTCCGGGCCATCGGCACGCGCCTGGTCGGCTGCCGGGTGACCGCGGACGGCTGGGACCTTGACCAGCTCGAAGACGCATTGCGGACCGCCACAGGCGGGATGGCCTACCTCGTCCCCGATTTCCAGAACCCGACCGGCGCGCTCATGCCGAAGGCCGTCCGGCGGACCGTGGCCCGGCTGGCCGAACGGCATCGCGTGACCGTGGTGGTCGATGAGACCATGCGCGACCTCGACCTGCGCGACACCCCCGCACCGGTTCAGCGGATACCCGGCTCCATCCTCATCGGGTCGGCGGCCAAAACGATCTGGGCCGGCCTGCGGGTCGGCTGGATCCGCGGGCCCGCCGCGCTCGTCGGCGTGCTGGCTCGCCATCCCCTGTGCGAACCGCTGTCGGCGGCGCCGACCCAGCAACTGGTCGCCATCGAACTCCTGCGCGACCTGGAACCGCTGCTGCGCGACCGGCGGGCCGTCCTGCGACGGCAGCGCGACCACCTGAGCGGGCTGCTGGCCGGAGACGACCGCTGGCGGTTCACGGTTCCTCCCGGAGGGCTCGCGCTCTGGTTGCGCCTGACCACCATGCGGGCCGATCTCGTCACGACGCGCGCCCGCGCCCACGGACTCGAACTCTCCCCGGGGCCGTCATTCGCGGCCGACGCGACCCACTCCCACCACCTGCGCCTGCCCTACACCCCACCGATCAGCACGCTGGACCGCATCGCCACCGTTCTGGATCTCGCATGCCCCACTATTGGACGAACGTCCGCACGGCCGGCGCGGCGATGA
- a CDS encoding class I SAM-dependent methyltransferase: MSGARYGMDAPYGFSFVGLVVLGFWVTGLVMAVTADLAAALPALVSGTLLAGCLALSLHATLRGKFLVWRDVLDELDLRGDERLLDLGCGRGAVLLAAARHLPQGRAVGVDLWRGRDQSGNTPAATLRNARAEGVADRVHVQGGDLRRLPYAEASFDLVVSSLTVHTIFGADARAQAVGEAYRVLRPGGRLLIADLARTPREYAAVLARLNAQDIRVRGLGWRAWWGSPWVPTRLLTARKPATP; this comes from the coding sequence ATGTCTGGCGCGCGGTACGGGATGGATGCGCCCTACGGGTTCAGCTTCGTGGGCTTGGTCGTGCTGGGGTTCTGGGTGACCGGGCTGGTGATGGCGGTCACCGCCGATCTGGCCGCCGCGCTGCCCGCGCTGGTCTCCGGCACCCTGCTGGCGGGATGCCTGGCCCTGAGCCTGCACGCCACGCTGCGCGGCAAGTTCCTGGTCTGGCGAGACGTGCTGGACGAGCTGGACCTGCGTGGCGACGAACGGCTGCTCGACCTCGGCTGCGGACGCGGCGCCGTCCTGTTGGCCGCCGCCCGGCACCTCCCGCAGGGCCGGGCGGTCGGCGTGGACCTGTGGCGCGGACGGGACCAGTCCGGCAACACCCCTGCGGCGACCCTGCGCAACGCCCGCGCCGAAGGCGTCGCCGACCGCGTCCACGTGCAAGGGGGTGACCTGCGCAGACTCCCCTACGCGGAGGCTAGCTTCGACCTGGTCGTGTCCAGCCTGACGGTGCACACCATCTTCGGCGCGGACGCCCGCGCCCAAGCGGTCGGCGAGGCGTACCGGGTGCTGCGGCCGGGCGGCCGCCTGCTGATCGCCGACCTGGCGCGGACCCCCCGCGAGTACGCTGCGGTGCTGGCCCGGCTGAACGCCCAGGACATCCGCGTGCGCGGCCTCGGCTGGCGCGCGTGGTGGGGCAGTCCGTGGGTCCCGACCCGCCTGCTCACCGCCCGCAAACCGGCCACCCCCTGA
- a CDS encoding pyridoxal phosphate-dependent decarboxylase family protein — MHPRLAADLAELPALLEATRLQATEILGRLDEQPVVPPLRLPAPEPLPEEGAGLTGALAEFTRTWAPLFSASPGPRYLGFVTGGVTPAALAGDWLTAAADQNPASALDGAAPELERRTIDWLRDLFGLGAAHQGTFVSGATMSNTVGLAIAREWLGDRAGVSVAEEGASALGRVTVLSGSPHSSIAKGLSMLGLGRSALIPVPVVQGREAVDLVALEQALTQVDGPCVVVANAGTVNTVDFDDLRAITALRERHDFWLHVDAAFGGFAALSPDHAALVAGLDAADSICIDLHKWLNVPYDSAVQFTRRPDLQVRVFQNAAAYLGPLGDTPDHVHLTPENSRRLRALAAWFTLRAYGRDGHREIVQQNITCARALGEAIKTIPGLRLLAPVRLNVVCFTLAADPTAERLADLAAELAKEAFLTPTTYAGVPALRAAFSNWRTTRTDVDRITEALKRCLDSPS; from the coding sequence ATGCATCCACGCCTCGCCGCCGATCTCGCAGAACTGCCGGCACTGCTGGAGGCGACTCGCCTGCAGGCGACCGAGATACTCGGTCGTCTTGACGAGCAGCCGGTCGTCCCGCCGCTGCGCTTGCCCGCCCCGGAACCGCTCCCTGAGGAGGGAGCCGGGCTGACAGGGGCGCTTGCGGAGTTCACCCGCACGTGGGCCCCACTGTTCTCGGCGAGCCCGGGTCCCCGCTACCTGGGCTTCGTCACCGGTGGCGTCACGCCGGCCGCCTTGGCGGGCGACTGGTTGACCGCGGCCGCCGACCAGAACCCCGCCTCGGCGCTCGATGGCGCGGCACCCGAACTCGAACGCCGGACGATCGACTGGCTGCGCGACCTGTTCGGCCTCGGCGCCGCACATCAGGGGACGTTCGTCAGCGGTGCGACCATGTCCAACACGGTGGGCCTGGCCATCGCCCGCGAGTGGCTCGGCGATCGCGCGGGCGTCAGCGTGGCAGAAGAGGGCGCGTCGGCATTGGGGCGAGTCACCGTCCTGTCCGGCAGCCCGCACTCGAGCATCGCCAAGGGCCTGTCCATGCTCGGCCTGGGCCGCAGCGCGCTGATCCCCGTGCCGGTCGTCCAGGGCCGAGAGGCGGTCGACCTCGTCGCCTTGGAGCAGGCATTGACGCAGGTGGACGGCCCCTGCGTCGTGGTCGCCAACGCGGGCACGGTCAACACCGTGGACTTCGACGATCTCCGCGCCATCACCGCGTTGCGGGAGCGCCACGACTTCTGGCTGCACGTCGACGCCGCCTTCGGAGGCTTCGCGGCGCTGTCGCCGGACCACGCGGCCCTGGTCGCCGGACTCGACGCCGCCGACTCCATCTGCATCGACCTTCACAAATGGCTGAACGTCCCCTATGACAGCGCCGTGCAGTTCACCCGCCGCCCGGATCTCCAGGTGCGGGTGTTCCAGAACGCCGCCGCCTATCTCGGTCCGCTCGGCGACACGCCCGACCACGTCCACCTCACGCCGGAGAATTCTCGGCGCCTGCGCGCCCTCGCCGCCTGGTTCACACTGCGCGCCTACGGACGGGACGGGCACCGCGAGATCGTCCAGCAGAACATCACCTGCGCACGCGCCCTGGGCGAGGCGATCAAGACGATCCCCGGACTGCGCCTGCTGGCACCGGTTCGCCTGAACGTCGTCTGCTTCACCCTGGCCGCGGACCCCACCGCCGAGCGACTCGCCGATCTCGCCGCTGAACTGGCGAAGGAGGCCTTCCTCACCCCGACCACCTACGCGGGGGTCCCCGCACTTCGAGCCGCCTTCAGCAATTGGCGCACCACCCGAACCGACGTCGACCGGATCACCGAGGCCCTGAAGCGCTGCCTCGACAGTCCGTCATAG
- a CDS encoding MerR family transcriptional regulator, whose amino-acid sequence MGRAAEILGVTPGFLRSLDAAKLFAPQRSPGGHRRYSRYQLRLAQRARDLVDQGTALDAACRIIILEDQLAEAQRINAQLQQRINADPERH is encoded by the coding sequence ATGGGCCGGGCCGCCGAGATCCTCGGCGTCACCCCCGGGTTCCTGCGCAGCCTGGACGCCGCCAAACTCTTCGCTCCGCAACGCTCGCCCGGCGGCCACCGCCGCTATTCCCGCTACCAACTGCGCCTGGCCCAACGCGCCCGCGACCTGGTCGACCAGGGCACCGCACTGGACGCGGCCTGCCGCATCATCATCTTGGAAGACCAGCTCGCCGAAGCCCAGCGCATCAACGCCCAGCTCCAGCAGCGCATCAACGCCGACCCCGAACGACACTGA
- a CDS encoding MarR family winged helix-turn-helix transcriptional regulator gives MSSSDGPGPELSRNLVYLLKHAHLRMAELAANAVKPYGIDGRELGILLALTGREPASQQQAARRLGIDRTTMVAMLDALEGKGLVSRHPHAEDRRRNVVELTEAGRATLRLAIDANDKAEREFLEPLTPKTAEHLRNSLQKLVLPSDD, from the coding sequence GTGTCTAGCAGTGATGGGCCGGGCCCCGAGCTGAGCAGGAACCTCGTCTACCTGCTCAAGCATGCGCATCTTCGGATGGCCGAGCTGGCCGCGAACGCGGTGAAGCCGTACGGCATCGACGGGCGCGAACTGGGCATCTTGCTCGCCCTCACGGGCCGTGAACCGGCGTCCCAGCAGCAAGCGGCGCGCCGGCTGGGCATCGACCGCACCACGATGGTCGCGATGCTGGACGCCCTGGAGGGCAAGGGCCTGGTGTCACGTCACCCGCACGCGGAAGACCGCCGCCGCAACGTAGTCGAACTGACCGAGGCCGGCCGCGCCACCCTCCGCCTGGCCATCGACGCAAACGACAAAGCCGAGCGCGAGTTCCTGGAGCCTCTCACCCCGAAGACCGCCGAGCACCTACGAAACTCCTTGCAGAAGCTTGTACTCCCCTCGGACGACTAG
- a CDS encoding VOC family protein, giving the protein MPDRLITHLRHVDLAVPDYDRQREFYAGVWGLTEVAGDTGISFLAAEGSPEQYVVRLRRADEKRLDLVSFGAASPADVDALAERLGTAGVTIVAEPGRLATPGGGYGIRFFDLDGRTVEVSAAVAVREHRRLEEREAVPVRLSHVVLNAPDLDATRAWYETHLDFALSDTLTSPHMGKVMHFMRCNPQHHSMAIAKGPHTSLHHVSFEMRGLDEYMFGTGRLLRAGVRMIWGPGRHKAGDNTFSYFLDPHGNTVEYTTELESLDEDAWHPHLYDFSDPDVTDQWGTANPMNELVAKESFNDPDRGVFVAPPV; this is encoded by the coding sequence ATGCCCGACCGTCTCATCACCCATCTGCGCCATGTGGACCTCGCCGTCCCCGACTACGACCGGCAGCGCGAGTTCTACGCCGGTGTCTGGGGCCTCACCGAGGTCGCCGGCGACACCGGCATCTCCTTCCTTGCGGCGGAGGGTTCGCCCGAGCAGTACGTCGTCCGGCTGCGCAGGGCGGACGAGAAGCGTCTCGACCTGGTGTCGTTCGGCGCCGCGTCCCCAGCCGACGTCGACGCGCTCGCCGAACGGCTCGGCACGGCCGGCGTCACGATCGTCGCGGAGCCCGGCAGGCTGGCCACGCCCGGCGGCGGCTACGGGATCCGGTTCTTCGACCTCGACGGCCGGACCGTCGAGGTGTCGGCGGCCGTCGCCGTCCGCGAGCACCGCAGGCTGGAGGAGCGGGAGGCGGTCCCCGTCCGGCTGTCGCACGTCGTGCTCAACGCCCCCGACCTGGACGCCACCCGCGCCTGGTACGAGACGCACCTGGACTTCGCGCTCAGCGACACCCTGACCTCCCCGCACATGGGCAAGGTGATGCACTTCATGCGCTGCAACCCGCAGCACCACAGCATGGCGATCGCGAAAGGACCGCACACGTCGCTGCACCACGTGTCGTTCGAGATGCGGGGTCTGGACGAGTACATGTTCGGCACCGGCCGGCTGCTGCGCGCGGGTGTCCGCATGATCTGGGGACCGGGACGTCACAAGGCCGGCGACAACACGTTCTCCTACTTCCTGGACCCGCACGGCAACACCGTCGAGTACACCACCGAGCTGGAGAGCCTGGACGAGGACGCCTGGCATCCGCACCTGTACGACTTCTCCGACCCCGACGTCACCGATCAGTGGGGCACCGCGAACCCGATGAACGAGCTCGTCGCCAAGGAGTCGTTCAACGACCCCGACCGCGGCGTCTTCGTCGCCCCGCCCGTCTGA